In the genome of Grus americana isolate bGruAme1 chromosome 16, bGruAme1.mat, whole genome shotgun sequence, one region contains:
- the LOC129213658 gene encoding uncharacterized protein LOC129213658, with protein MSTAKPKRIKFSEEEKFLILEEFSLRKDILIPKSGRYKHTLARQRAWEEIAAAVNSLSPLVQRTPDEIRKKWHNMVINARRELAVDKHPLLRQRPQEKLFQNIFALFNKPSPGLPDPLLSASAFRARAASSPPRMEVTPDLLLHGQSSAAAPGRGLLCPMGTPPAPGPILENFLSAAGREPNSKESLLLAGPQDSVEKRLPPPSAAPAVPCPPAAEVLPAAAPHPASSQGQGAAGMAPVLPASSPEPPAPFCIKCPPSPALAWPFLSTTASPAMQSRGMGSPGPPAPDENGSPSAPEGSQPGLRGCIGMAGERWEKQSQLQTEILELQKETLQLQKEKILLEKEKLLLEIVKLRRELGT; from the exons ATGAGCACGGCCAAGCCGAAGCGCATCAAGTTCTCCGAGGAGGAGAAATTCCTCATCCTGGAGGAGTTCAGCCTCCGCAAGGACATCTTGATCCCCAAGAGCGGCCGGTACAAGCACACGCTGGCCCGACAGCGTGCCTGGGAGGAGATCGCAGCCGCCGTCAACTCCCTCAGCCCCCTGGTCCAGCGCACGCCCGACGAGATTCGCAAGAAGTGGCACAACATGGTCATCAACGCCCGCAGGGAGCTGGCCGTGGATAAGCACCCGCTGCTCCGCCAGCGGCCCCAGGAGAAGCTCTTCCAGAACATCTTCGCCCTCTTCAACAAGCCTAGCCCGGGGCTGCCGGACCCGCTGCTCTCGGCCTCAGCCTTCAGAGCgagagcagccagcagcccccccaggaTGGAGGTCACCCCGGACTTGCTCCTGCATGGccagagcagtgctgctgctccaggccGTGGGCTGCTCTGCCCCATGGGGACCCCACCGGCCCCTGGCCCCATACTGGAGAACTTCCTCAGCGCAGCCGGCAGGGAGCCCAATTCCAAGGAGAGCTTGCTCCTAGCAGGACCTCAGGACAGCGTGGAAAAGAGACTGCCACCACCCAGCGCAGCCCCCGCAGTCCCCTGCCCACctgcagcagaggtgctccCGGCAGCGGCTCCCCATCCTGCCTCGTCACAGGGCCAGGGTGCAGCGGGGATGGCCCCCGTgctgccagccagctcccccgAGCCCCCCGCGCCCTTCTGCATCAAGTGCCCGCCAAGCCCGGCGCTGGCGTGGCCGTTCCTCAGCACAACAGCGAGCCCGGCGATGCAGAGCAGGGGGatgggcagccccggccccccggccccggaTGAGAACG GCAGCCCATCAGCGCCGGAGGGATCCCAGCCCGGCCTGCGGGGCTGCATCGGCATGGCCGGGGAGCGGTGGGagaagcagagccagctgcagaCGGagatcctggagctgcagaaggagaccctgcagctgcagaaggagaagatcctgctggagaaggagaagctCCTCCTGGAAATCGTCAAACTCCGCAGGGAGCTGGGCACCTGA
- the LOC129213660 gene encoding somatomedin-B and thrombospondin type-1 domain-containing protein-like, with product MWGPLLCGGWLLATGYLAGAAGGCWHRCCPGRNNACWAPGARRARCYCDSYCERTGDCCEDYRAACRHAAVGCAVGPWGPWSECSSPCGVGSKARSRQVTVPPRHGGEPCPDLKQRRGCLGEHPTCGTAKEVAKILPDSFGRDFRDPWRRAGLLLSEEPSSSPLPSYCGYFRLTQVGPPCRGQAWSRQLHRDKRVCVECQGDASHRHPHCTGHGLQGVRTFWVAASVAGCQGSWVQEGLQEGCACSPPALIFV from the exons ATGTGGGGCCCGCTGCTCTGCgggggctggctgctggccaCTGGCTACCTGGCAGGTGCCGCGGGCGGCTGCTGGCACCGGTGCTGCCCGGGCAGGAACAATGCCTGCTGGGCCCCGGGCGCCCGCCGGGCTCGCTGCTACTGCGACTCATACTGCGAGAGGACGGGCGACTGCTGTGAGGACTACCGTGCCGCGTGCCGCCACGCCG CGGTGGGCTGCGCGGTGGGGCCGTGGGGGCCGTGGAGCGAGTGCAGCTCCCCATGCGGTGTCGGCAGCAAGGCCCGCAGCCGCCAGGTCACCGTCCCGCCACGGCACGGAGGGGAGCCCTGTCCCGACCTCAAGCAGCGTCGCGGCTGCCTAGGGGAGCACCCGACCTGCGGGACGGCCAAAG AGGTGGCCAAGATATTACCTGACTCCTTCGGCCGGGACTTCAGGGATCCCTGGCgaagagctgggctgctgctgtcagaggaGCCATCCAG ctcccccctccccagctacTGCGGCTATTTCCGCCTGACGCAGGTAGGgcccccctgccgtgggcaaGCCTGGAGCCGCCAGCTGCACCGGGACAAGCGGGTGTGCGTCGAGTGCCAGGGGGACGCGTCCCACCGCCATCCCCATTGCACCGGACACGGGTTGCAAGGAGTCAG GACGTTTTGGGTGGCCGCCTCCGTGGCGGGGTGCCAGGGCTCATGGGTGcaggaggggctgcaggagggttGTGCCTGCTCCCCGCCGGCTCTCATCTTCGTGtag